The following proteins are co-located in the Marinomonas profundi genome:
- a CDS encoding VOC family protein — translation MTFKIEQIHHVAYRCHDAKETVDWYKKNLHMDFTLAFAENHVPSTKEPDPYMHVFLDAGNGNVLAFFELPTQPKMGSDKNTPAWVQHIALRVKDRDTLEIAKAHLEENSVDVLGIVNHGLFHSIYFFDPNGHRIELAYDDPAAEAKIAQITEEMKQDMLNEWTKTKRAPEHTKFLHAEEFEG, via the coding sequence ATGACATTTAAAATAGAACAAATACATCATGTTGCATATCGCTGCCACGATGCCAAAGAGACAGTGGACTGGTACAAGAAAAACCTTCATATGGATTTCACCCTCGCCTTTGCTGAAAACCATGTACCTTCGACCAAAGAGCCAGACCCTTACATGCACGTTTTTTTAGATGCCGGTAATGGCAACGTATTGGCTTTTTTTGAGCTGCCTACGCAACCTAAAATGGGTAGTGACAAAAACACCCCAGCGTGGGTGCAACACATCGCCCTTCGCGTTAAAGATCGCGACACATTGGAAATTGCAAAAGCACACCTTGAAGAAAATAGCGTCGACGTACTTGGCATCGTAAACCATGGGCTCTTTCATTCAATTTACTTTTTTGATCCCAATGGCCATCGCATTGAATTGGCTTACGATGATCCAGCTGCAGAAGCAAAGATCGCCCAGATAACTGAAGAAATGAAACAAGATATGCTCAACGAGTGGACAAAAACTAAGCGTGCTCCTGAACATACCAAGTTTTTACATGCCGAAGAATTTGAAGGCTAA
- a CDS encoding TRAP transporter small permease produces the protein MKWLAFFFELIAASTLFALMVLTCIDVVGRYFFDSPVLGATELTEIGLAIIIFSVMPVVTWRGAHIVVDLIDIFIKDSVLRILSIVSALIIFSSLYFVSFRIWALGARMIRRNITTDFLHIEVGFLIQYIAILSWLTGISALLYFVMSVFKSAISGEEK, from the coding sequence ATGAAATGGTTGGCCTTCTTCTTTGAACTGATAGCCGCGAGTACGCTATTTGCTCTTATGGTCCTCACCTGCATCGATGTCGTTGGTCGCTACTTTTTTGACTCTCCCGTACTTGGAGCTACCGAATTAACTGAGATTGGCCTAGCTATCATCATTTTCTCTGTTATGCCTGTTGTCACCTGGCGTGGTGCACACATTGTAGTCGATTTAATTGACATCTTTATTAAAGATTCTGTATTACGCATATTATCTATAGTGTCCGCTCTTATTATTTTTTCATCACTGTATTTTGTGTCTTTTAGAATATGGGCGTTAGGAGCTCGAATGATAAGGAGAAATATTACAACGGACTTTTTACATATTGAAGTTGGCTTTTTAATTCAATACATCGCTATTTTAAGCTGGCTTACAGGTATCAGCGCTCTTCTTTATTTTGTGATGTCAGTCTTTAAATCGGCCATCTCAGGAGAAGAAAAATGA
- a CDS encoding TRAP transporter substrate-binding protein produces the protein MFNTMRSIVLASAVLAGFSTLASAQTVLNVSTWLPPTHAQNAVVWPTWAKWVEEATEGRVTVNIEYSSNNPGQLFDIVEDGVSDAAFSFHGFIPGRFKLQEIVELPGLGVNAEAASAAHWRTYEKYLKKANEHDGLELLALFTHGAGVMQTSFPVNSLDDLKGKKIRIGGGIQAEIGKRLEVIPVAAPGNKVYELMQTGVVDGVFMPMTEQQAQRLYEVAPYVTALPTGMYMGSFVMFINPDFMDSLSEKDANAIRSVSGERLSTMAGAAWDKADIAAQKFAEENGGKVVVLDKDHPITLSYTEKTAGLDKQWLESVEDKKVDAKAALDMLRAEAHSYAKEQQKDAGAL, from the coding sequence ATGTTTAATACCATGCGTTCTATCGTATTAGCCAGTGCCGTTTTAGCGGGATTCAGTACACTAGCCTCTGCCCAAACAGTGCTTAACGTCAGCACATGGCTGCCGCCCACTCACGCACAAAACGCTGTTGTGTGGCCAACATGGGCTAAGTGGGTTGAAGAAGCGACTGAAGGTCGTGTTACCGTTAACATTGAATACAGCTCTAATAACCCAGGTCAACTTTTTGATATCGTTGAAGATGGCGTATCGGATGCTGCCTTTAGTTTTCATGGCTTTATTCCTGGCCGTTTTAAACTGCAGGAAATAGTAGAGCTACCTGGACTAGGCGTTAATGCTGAAGCGGCTTCCGCTGCTCACTGGCGTACCTATGAAAAATACCTCAAAAAAGCGAACGAACATGATGGATTAGAGCTTCTTGCCTTGTTCACTCATGGAGCAGGCGTTATGCAAACAAGCTTTCCAGTTAATAGCCTTGATGATTTAAAGGGCAAAAAAATCCGCATTGGTGGTGGCATACAAGCCGAAATTGGCAAGCGTTTAGAAGTTATTCCTGTTGCCGCACCTGGCAACAAAGTATATGAACTGATGCAAACCGGTGTGGTAGATGGTGTGTTTATGCCAATGACCGAACAACAAGCTCAGCGCTTATATGAAGTAGCGCCTTACGTTACGGCCCTGCCAACGGGTATGTACATGGGTAGTTTTGTGATGTTCATTAACCCTGATTTTATGGATTCTTTGAGCGAAAAAGACGCCAATGCTATTCGCAGTGTATCAGGTGAACGCTTATCTACCATGGCAGGCGCAGCTTGGGATAAAGCTGACATTGCAGCCCAAAAATTTGCTGAAGAAAATGGTGGAAAAGTCGTAGTACTAGATAAAGATCACCCAATCACCTTGTCTTACACTGAAAAAACAGCTGGTTTAGACAAACAGTGGCTTGAGTCGGTCGAAGACAAAAAAGTTGACGCAAAAGCGGCATTAGACATGCTAAGAGCTGAAGCTCACTCTTATGCCAAAGAGCAACAAAAAGACGCTGGAGCGCTCTAA
- the fahA gene encoding fumarylacetoacetase, giving the protein MDTKKTFVPVERNSDFSIHNLPYGIFSSDSLSPRVGVAIGNQILDLSQLESAGLLPTSDMPVFHNNTLNPFISLGKAIWQQTRARLQSLLDADNPELRDNQALRASALIEQAIVQMHLPIHVPSYTDFYSSREHAFNVGCMFRGPENALMPNWTELPVGYNGRASSVVVSGTDIVRPSGQIKAPDAERPVFSPCRKLDFELETGFIVGRSNALGKPIPVEEAHEHIFGMVLLNDWSARDIQQWEYIPLGPFNSKTFGSSISPWVVTLDALELFRCPAPKQEPLPLPYLRETRDNNYDINLEVSFDVAGEETVISKTNFKYMYWTMAQQLTHHAISGCNMQVGDLLGSGTISGKEKNSRGSLLELTWNMSEALTLQNGESRHFIEDGDSIVMRGYAQKDNVRVGFGEVRGKVLPAHNFNF; this is encoded by the coding sequence ATGGACACGAAGAAAACATTTGTACCTGTCGAGAGAAATAGTGATTTTTCCATCCACAATTTGCCCTATGGGATTTTCAGTAGCGATTCATTGAGTCCACGCGTTGGGGTAGCTATTGGCAATCAAATATTGGACTTAAGCCAGCTCGAATCTGCTGGTCTTTTACCAACCTCAGACATGCCTGTCTTTCACAACAACACGCTGAACCCTTTTATCTCGCTTGGCAAAGCCATTTGGCAACAAACCAGAGCTCGCCTACAATCGCTATTAGATGCAGACAACCCTGAACTGCGCGACAACCAAGCCTTACGCGCTAGCGCCTTGATTGAGCAAGCAATAGTTCAAATGCATTTACCCATTCATGTGCCTTCTTATACAGATTTCTACTCGTCTCGTGAGCACGCCTTTAACGTTGGATGCATGTTCCGAGGTCCAGAAAACGCTCTGATGCCTAACTGGACTGAATTGCCTGTAGGCTACAATGGCCGTGCTAGTTCTGTAGTGGTCAGTGGCACAGATATTGTGCGTCCGAGTGGCCAAATTAAAGCGCCGGATGCAGAACGCCCTGTTTTCTCACCCTGCCGAAAGCTGGATTTTGAACTGGAAACTGGCTTCATTGTGGGCCGTTCTAACGCACTAGGTAAGCCGATTCCTGTCGAAGAGGCACACGAGCATATCTTTGGTATGGTATTGCTCAATGATTGGTCAGCGCGTGACATACAACAATGGGAATACATACCGCTAGGGCCTTTTAACTCCAAAACTTTTGGCTCTTCTATATCTCCATGGGTAGTAACACTCGACGCATTAGAACTGTTTCGATGCCCTGCGCCTAAACAAGAACCTCTTCCTCTGCCTTACCTACGCGAAACACGCGATAACAACTATGACATCAATCTTGAAGTATCGTTTGATGTGGCGGGTGAAGAAACGGTGATCAGTAAAACCAACTTCAAATACATGTACTGGACCATGGCTCAGCAACTGACTCACCACGCAATCAGTGGCTGCAACATGCAAGTAGGCGACTTGTTAGGCTCTGGCACCATTTCAGGTAAAGAAAAAAACAGCCGCGGTAGCTTACTCGAACTGACTTGGAATATGTCTGAAGCGTTAACGCTTCAGAATGGCGAATCACGCCACTTTATTGAAGATGGTGACAGTATCGTTATGCGAGGTTACGCGCAAAAAGATAACGTACGAGTAGGTTTTGGTGAAGTACGAGGAAAAGTCCTTCCTGCTCACAATTTTAACTTTTAA
- a CDS encoding TRAP transporter large permease: MTLILTGFAVLLIMIMIFRIPIAFSMGVVGFFGFAVLNGLTWDNIDSFRWKIPLSMASNRIIDTVQDYGLSIIPLFILMGNLITRSGLSKELYNASYAFLCHRKGGLAMATIVACGGFSAVSGSSLATAATMAKVSMPPMRKYGYSDALATASIAAGGTLGILIPPSVMLIVYGLLTETSIRELFAAGLIPGILGIILYLGAVKYTVWRDPKAGPSAERMSWRDRLQALKGVRDILGLFALVMGGIYLGIFTPTEAAGIGAGGAFIIALLRRSLSLSALFKTLADSARTSATLFVIVIGALIFSDFINRAGLPSMMVDFVLSMDVAPIMVIFVILMIYIILGMVLESFSMLLLTIPVFFPIVAELGYSLVWFGVVAVIVVEISLITPPVGMNVFVLSSIIKDVRTGTIFKGVLPFWIADLLRLLIVVVLVPLSLWLPSLIYD, translated from the coding sequence ATGACGTTGATATTAACCGGTTTTGCCGTTCTTTTGATCATGATCATGATATTTAGAATTCCAATTGCTTTCTCGATGGGAGTAGTAGGATTCTTTGGCTTTGCTGTTTTAAATGGACTCACTTGGGACAACATAGATAGCTTTCGTTGGAAAATCCCTCTTTCTATGGCGTCTAACCGCATTATTGATACAGTCCAAGATTATGGCCTCTCCATCATTCCCTTATTTATTTTGATGGGTAATTTAATCACTCGGTCTGGACTCTCAAAAGAGCTATACAACGCATCCTATGCTTTTTTGTGCCATAGAAAAGGGGGCCTTGCTATGGCTACCATCGTTGCCTGTGGTGGCTTTTCCGCTGTAAGCGGCTCTAGCCTCGCCACCGCAGCTACCATGGCAAAAGTGTCCATGCCTCCCATGAGAAAATATGGCTATAGCGACGCCCTAGCAACGGCTTCAATTGCAGCAGGCGGTACACTAGGTATTTTAATTCCTCCCAGTGTCATGTTAATTGTTTATGGCTTATTAACAGAAACCAGTATCCGTGAACTATTTGCTGCTGGGCTTATTCCTGGAATTTTGGGAATTATTTTGTACCTTGGTGCGGTTAAATACACCGTTTGGCGCGATCCAAAAGCCGGACCGAGTGCAGAGCGTATGAGCTGGCGCGACCGCTTACAAGCTCTAAAAGGCGTACGAGACATACTAGGCCTATTCGCTCTGGTTATGGGTGGTATTTATCTAGGTATTTTCACACCAACAGAAGCCGCTGGAATTGGCGCAGGTGGTGCGTTTATTATCGCTCTTTTACGCCGCAGCCTTAGCTTATCGGCCCTTTTTAAGACATTAGCAGACAGTGCACGCACTTCCGCCACTTTATTTGTTATTGTCATTGGTGCGTTGATTTTTTCTGACTTTATTAATCGCGCCGGACTACCCAGTATGATGGTCGACTTTGTTTTATCGATGGACGTCGCACCAATCATGGTTATTTTCGTCATTTTAATGATTTACATCATTCTTGGCATGGTACTAGAAAGCTTTTCAATGCTTTTACTGACCATTCCAGTGTTTTTTCCAATCGTTGCGGAACTAGGATACAGCTTAGTCTGGTTTGGTGTAGTAGCGGTGATTGTGGTTGAAATCAGCTTGATCACTCCACCCGTTGGAATGAATGTCTTTGTACTAAGCAGTATTATCAAAGATGTTCGTACCGGCACCATTTTTAAAGGAGTACTGCCTTTTTGGATAGCCGACCTCCTACGCCTACTCATTGTGGTCGTCCTTGTACCGCTCTCACTGTGGCTACCCAGCCTAATTTACGATTAA
- the maiA gene encoding maleylacetoacetate isomerase, which produces MIQLYSYFRSSAAYRVRIALNLKEMPYEYIPVHLLNNGGEQHSSHYASLNPMKLLPTLVDKQTVLSQSLAIIEYLEEAYPDTISLLPDNPEERAQVRAISQMIACDVHPLNNLRVLQYLNQSFNVDDTQRQQWYIHWITVGFDALEKVLVKQPGKFCFGDTPSLADCCLVPQVYNAKRFNMSLDSYPHIESVYKHCKDHPAFIQAAPEQQPDMA; this is translated from the coding sequence ATGATTCAGCTTTACAGTTATTTTAGAAGCTCAGCCGCATATAGAGTGCGCATTGCTTTGAACCTCAAAGAAATGCCGTATGAGTATATTCCTGTTCATTTGCTTAACAATGGAGGAGAACAACACAGTAGCCACTATGCATCTTTGAATCCTATGAAACTCTTGCCAACGCTGGTGGATAAACAGACTGTACTATCTCAATCATTGGCAATTATTGAGTATCTTGAAGAAGCGTACCCCGATACGATATCACTTCTGCCAGATAATCCTGAGGAGCGTGCTCAAGTGCGCGCTATTAGCCAGATGATTGCGTGTGATGTACACCCTCTTAATAATTTACGAGTACTGCAATACTTAAACCAATCATTTAATGTTGATGATACGCAACGCCAGCAATGGTACATACATTGGATCACTGTGGGCTTTGATGCACTGGAAAAAGTCTTAGTAAAACAACCGGGTAAGTTTTGCTTTGGTGACACGCCAAGCTTGGCCGATTGTTGCCTTGTACCGCAAGTTTACAATGCCAAACGCTTCAATATGAGCCTTGATTCCTATCCACATATTGAGTCCGTCTATAAGCATTGCAAGGATCATCCAGCGTTTATACAAGCTGCACCTGAACAGCAACCTGACATGGCTTAA
- a CDS encoding LysR family transcriptional regulator — MNVTLRQLRAFLAVHQEGSFTKAADTLHITQSALSSIIKELESNLELGLFDRSTRKLETSEAGRNILPAVIRMLDEMETLTNEVKGLKELDYGKVRIAVAQQLASVELPRIIALYNTMYPQVEVSMIDCGVEKVQDIVSSGEADIGIGPERKLQVALSKRLIFSQPFHLATMPTHPIATGGSIRWKDIAPLELITLRGSFTDLLVENLVRDSADYIISPKHQVNFMSTALSMVKNGLGVTLCLPYAFESVKQSGLVMVPICDPIIYRNFYLYSCKNREKLPAVQKFIDIYLKHMQFDKKWV, encoded by the coding sequence ATGAATGTAACATTAAGGCAATTACGAGCTTTTCTGGCGGTACATCAAGAGGGGAGTTTTACCAAAGCAGCAGACACTTTACATATTACCCAATCGGCCTTGAGTAGTATTATCAAGGAATTAGAGTCAAACTTAGAACTTGGGTTGTTTGACCGTTCGACTAGAAAGCTTGAAACCTCTGAAGCAGGCCGAAATATTCTTCCAGCTGTTATTCGAATGCTTGATGAGATGGAAACACTAACTAACGAGGTTAAAGGCTTAAAAGAGCTCGATTATGGCAAGGTCAGAATAGCAGTTGCTCAGCAATTGGCGTCGGTTGAGCTGCCTAGAATCATTGCACTATACAACACCATGTATCCACAAGTGGAAGTCAGCATGATCGACTGCGGTGTGGAAAAAGTACAAGATATTGTCAGCAGTGGGGAGGCCGATATTGGTATTGGACCAGAGCGTAAGTTGCAAGTGGCGCTGAGTAAACGCTTAATTTTTTCTCAACCATTTCATTTGGCCACCATGCCAACTCACCCCATCGCCACAGGCGGTAGCATCCGATGGAAAGACATCGCCCCTTTAGAGCTTATTACACTGCGTGGATCGTTTACTGATCTATTAGTAGAAAATTTAGTGCGCGACTCGGCCGACTATATTATCAGTCCAAAGCATCAGGTGAATTTTATGTCCACAGCGCTGAGTATGGTGAAAAACGGCCTAGGTGTGACTTTGTGTTTGCCTTATGCCTTTGAATCGGTTAAGCAGAGCGGGTTGGTGATGGTTCCTATTTGTGACCCCATTATTTACCGGAATTTTTATTTATACAGTTGTAAAAACCGTGAAAAACTACCAGCCGTACAAAAGTTCATTGATATCTATTTAAAACACATGCAGTTCGACAAAAAATGGGTGTAG
- a CDS encoding cytochrome P450/oxidoreductase: MNTSSASKCPFHASAELNEKAQKFDMFGPEFQHCPATALQSFREEKPIFFSEEMNYWVVTRYEDIREIFRDPVIFSARNVLEKFTPDTQETAEILQSYDYGMNRTLVNEDEPIHMERRRELLEAFDSSKLEGLRELTKTLVTNKVDEFIGLGKVDLMATLLWDIPVIVALKFLGVPDDDISVLQQFGVAHKVNTWGRPSLEEQKHVATNVGKFWHYSGEVLERMKQNTEGQSGWMYDMIRKNQSNPRVVTDNYLHSMMMAILVAAHETTATATANAIKHLLSTPKLWQKLHHQPQLIPSAVEECLRYAGPIVSWRREATENIQINGVDIAKGDKLFLVMAAANRDPEQFENPEELDILRDNASEHLSFGYGAHQCLGRNIGRLEMCAFIEELTRRIPDMALSEQTFTVTPNTSFHGPEALWVEWTPKAVQGTEKTSRTFPIGNPDKRTIVRPAKVVAINTIATDIKEIILASEDDTLAFPRWTPGAHIELHLPNGLKRKYSLCPSLNANHYTILVKQETHGNGGSAWIHHHLMVGDRLSIQGPKNFFPLKPHTQPVLLIAGGIGITPMLSMAEQLKHENKEFRLLYCGQTRQSMVHINQLEKFAQAPELYISSEGNRIDLETLLKVQPPKTHIYSCGPKSMINEIQMLAERYHLAFSSELFTSESQTLDPEKENAFEVELMDTGKTYSVPRDKTLLEVLLNNDIDVPNDCAEGLCGSCEVLVVEGGEIDHRDHVLSAKEKQSNQKMMTCCSRASGKITIKL; encoded by the coding sequence ATGAACACTTCTTCAGCATCAAAATGCCCATTTCATGCTTCAGCTGAGCTTAACGAAAAGGCGCAAAAATTTGATATGTTTGGGCCAGAATTTCAGCACTGCCCTGCTACCGCTTTACAGTCATTTCGTGAAGAAAAACCTATCTTTTTCTCTGAAGAAATGAATTATTGGGTGGTGACACGCTATGAAGACATTCGTGAAATATTCCGTGATCCGGTCATTTTTTCAGCTCGTAATGTGTTGGAAAAATTCACCCCAGACACCCAAGAAACAGCTGAGATTTTACAATCTTACGATTATGGTATGAACCGTACATTAGTCAATGAAGACGAGCCAATTCACATGGAACGCCGCCGTGAGCTACTGGAAGCATTTGATTCCTCCAAACTTGAAGGGCTACGCGAACTTACCAAAACTTTAGTCACCAACAAAGTCGATGAATTTATCGGCCTTGGCAAAGTAGACCTAATGGCCACACTTTTGTGGGACATTCCGGTGATTGTTGCCCTAAAGTTTTTAGGTGTCCCCGACGATGATATTTCGGTATTGCAGCAATTCGGTGTGGCACACAAGGTTAACACCTGGGGACGCCCTTCACTCGAAGAACAAAAACACGTGGCCACCAATGTGGGCAAATTTTGGCACTACTCTGGTGAAGTACTAGAACGCATGAAACAAAATACAGAAGGTCAAAGCGGCTGGATGTATGACATGATTCGCAAAAATCAAAGCAACCCTCGCGTTGTGACAGACAACTACCTGCACTCTATGATGATGGCCATTTTGGTAGCCGCTCATGAAACCACTGCCACCGCGACTGCTAACGCTATAAAACACCTTTTATCCACACCAAAGCTTTGGCAAAAACTGCACCACCAGCCGCAGCTTATCCCATCGGCTGTTGAAGAGTGTTTGCGCTATGCAGGTCCTATTGTGTCATGGCGTCGTGAAGCGACCGAAAACATACAAATAAACGGCGTCGACATTGCCAAAGGGGATAAGCTATTCCTTGTAATGGCCGCTGCCAACCGTGATCCTGAACAATTTGAAAACCCTGAAGAGCTTGACATATTACGCGACAACGCCAGCGAACACTTATCTTTTGGCTATGGTGCACATCAGTGCTTAGGGCGCAATATCGGTCGTTTGGAAATGTGTGCGTTTATTGAAGAGCTGACACGTCGCATACCTGATATGGCACTATCCGAGCAAACCTTTACCGTCACCCCCAACACCTCGTTTCATGGGCCTGAAGCACTGTGGGTAGAGTGGACCCCAAAGGCGGTCCAAGGTACGGAAAAAACATCACGTACTTTTCCGATTGGCAACCCAGACAAACGCACCATTGTGCGACCTGCTAAAGTCGTGGCTATTAATACCATCGCCACAGACATCAAGGAAATCATTCTGGCTTCAGAGGATGACACCTTAGCATTTCCTCGTTGGACACCGGGAGCACACATTGAGCTTCACCTGCCAAACGGTTTAAAAAGAAAATACTCACTTTGTCCAAGCCTAAACGCTAACCATTATACAATATTGGTTAAACAGGAAACACACGGTAATGGCGGCTCAGCTTGGATCCACCATCATTTGATGGTCGGCGATCGACTATCAATTCAAGGCCCTAAGAATTTTTTCCCATTAAAACCACATACACAACCCGTTCTACTTATTGCTGGCGGTATCGGGATTACTCCTATGCTATCTATGGCCGAACAGCTTAAGCACGAAAATAAGGAGTTCAGACTGCTGTACTGTGGTCAGACGCGACAAAGCATGGTCCATATCAATCAATTAGAAAAATTTGCACAAGCGCCCGAACTTTATATTTCAAGTGAAGGAAATCGCATCGATCTAGAGACTTTATTAAAAGTGCAGCCGCCAAAGACACACATTTATTCCTGCGGCCCAAAATCAATGATCAACGAGATTCAAATGTTAGCAGAACGCTATCATCTTGCATTTAGTTCTGAGCTTTTCACCTCAGAAAGCCAAACCTTGGACCCCGAAAAAGAAAACGCTTTTGAGGTTGAGTTGATGGATACCGGCAAAACCTATTCCGTCCCCAGAGATAAAACGCTCTTGGAGGTGTTATTAAATAATGACATTGATGTACCGAACGATTGTGCAGAAGGACTTTGCGGAAGCTGTGAGGTACTTGTCGTAGAAGGAGGTGAGATAGACCATCGTGACCATGTTCTTAGCGCAAAAGAAAAACAAAGCAACCAAAAAATGATGACCTGCTGCTCCCGAGCATCAGGAAAAATAACCATAAAACTATAA
- a CDS encoding MBL fold metallo-hydrolase: MKIKFVGAIDGITGSCSWLKHIGSGTQWLVDCGMNQGAQAGLKNERPFVFEPTEITGVILTHAHIDHCGLIPKLYKEGFKGKVYCTEATAEISKIQLKSAVKHLSPKLYSDQDVDSIQWAPFDTDERFNWGKSIALVPNIKITPMRGSHMLGSSAIQLSWKVSESLWTSHTSLDAI; this comes from the coding sequence ATGAAAATTAAATTCGTAGGTGCTATCGATGGCATCACTGGGTCTTGTTCTTGGTTGAAGCACATTGGGTCTGGAACTCAATGGTTAGTAGATTGCGGTATGAATCAAGGGGCACAAGCAGGCTTAAAAAATGAGCGTCCATTTGTTTTTGAACCAACAGAGATTACAGGTGTAATTCTAACCCATGCTCACATTGATCATTGTGGGTTAATTCCTAAACTTTACAAAGAAGGGTTTAAGGGAAAGGTATACTGTACTGAAGCGACAGCTGAAATATCTAAAATTCAGTTAAAAAGTGCAGTTAAGCACTTATCTCCTAAACTATATAGTGATCAAGATGTTGATAGCATTCAGTGGGCGCCATTTGATACTGATGAGCGTTTTAACTGGGGTAAATCGATTGCACTTGTCCCTAATATTAAAATAACGCCTATGCGTGGGAGTCATATGCTTGGATCTAGTGCTATTCAATTATCGTGGAAAGTAAGCGAATCTCTGTGGACTTCCCATACTTCGCTAGACGCTATTTAA